The genomic segment TGAGATAACTATTTCCGTCAACAAAATAATCCGTCGTGTAAAGCGATCCCTCCATGGGTTTGATGATGAATTTGCCGCCATTTTTCAGTTTTATTTCGATGCGTTCGTCCCCGACTTGCGGCGTTGCATTTTTGGAAAAAACACTCCCCTCCAAACCCAGAATAATCGCCTTGAAAGAATGAGAAGTATTTTTCAATTCCGTGCGCAAAAATGCTGTTTTGTCTGTGGCGAACCAGAGCGCTAAATTAATCATCAAACTGTCGATTTCCAATTTTTGCTCCAGATAGCCAGGCGGGTACGATTCGTTCGACAATTTCAGTCGCACACGCTTGCCACTGAACGCGTCCCACACAACCAGTTTGAGCAACTGTCGGCTGATCCATTCCTTTCTGTCGATGAGATAGGGTCCGACAAAACCGCCAATGAACGATTCCTCGTTTTCCGGCGGCAACGCAAATCCGTACCAGGCACCGTTATCGGAATAAAAGAATCTATTTTTATCGCCTGGATTTTCAGGAATATGCCTGATGTTCAAAAAATCAACCTGTTTTGTTGATTCAAGACTTTGAGGTTGATTCTTTGTTGCTGTTTCCTCCTTGCGCGAACATCCCGCAATTGCGATGAAAATAAGCGAAAAAATTAGCAGAAACGTTCTCTTTTTTCCGAATTTCATTTTTGAACCTCTGTTAATGTTTTAGTTGCTAAACTCAGTCTATCCTGGATTACCTATCAGCAAAATTCACGAAAATCTTTAAGTTGAAATAACAACACATCATCCCGATTTGTTTTCTTCAAATTGTCAGTAAACCCGCTTTTTGAAAACAACCCATAAAAAACTTTTTTGGGTTTATTTTCATCAATTATTGTTTTTGATTTTGCAATTAATTCATCCAGAATGTTTGTTCCAACCTTTTTCTCTGACCATTTACACTCAGCAAAGAAAAAATCTTTCTTTGAAGAATCAAAGGCGACGATGTCTATTTCAACATTTGTCTTCCAGTAACGTCCAATTTTTTCAAAAACAAAAGGAAATCGATTTGTGCCATTGATTTGTTTTAAAAAATCAATACTCACTCTTTCGAATATACTTCCCAAATATTGATCTAAAAACGGCAAGATTCGTTCTGTCAGAACATACTTCTGTCTATTTTCTTCGATAAAACTCTGATTTGGCATAATGAAACGAAACCAAAATTTAAAATAGAGATCATTAATCTCATAAATCGCTTTACGGCTTTTTTCCGGCTTTTCTTCTGTTACTGAAACTTCCCGATGAATAATCATTAGATTCTGCAATATTTCTAAATACCTCGGAACAGAACTTCGTTCAATTCCGCTTTTCTGCACAATCTCATTGATTTTATTTGCTCCAAAAGCGATAGCCTTTAAAATTGCGAAATATTTTCTTGGCTCTCGAAGTTCCTCTAATAAAAGAAATCTTGTTTC from the Calditrichota bacterium genome contains:
- a CDS encoding ATP-binding protein; amino-acid sequence: EPLNFFESSQFLTRYGIKDKIRAYGMLGGIPAYLLQFDSRQTVEENILNNFLYTDSFLYNETRFLLLEELREPRKYFAILKAIAFGANKINEIVQKSGIERSSVPRYLEILQNLMIIHREVSVTEEKPEKSRKAIYEINDLYFKFWFRFIMPNQSFIEENRQKYVLTERILPFLDQYLGSIFERVSIDFLKQINGTNRFPFVFEKIGRYWKTNVEIDIVAFDSSKKDFFFAECKWSEKKVGTNILDELIAKSKTIIDENKPKKVFYGLFSKSGFTDNLKKTNRDDVLLFQLKDFREFC